One window of the Natronomonas marina genome contains the following:
- a CDS encoding COX15/CtaA family protein: MDFRRLLLGTTVATAVTALVGVVTATAGAGLTCEARWPLCDGAVFGLFPANFMSFIEWSHRLVAMITGFLIVGSTVAAWRGGRQRRVRLATLVALLLTPIQVVFGAFTVLVREFVFGYSILVLTLHFALASAILAALVAATVWTYAAETAVSPDRVRQAGAAALLAFPVMVALTPRLFVTFGEVAQFVYYAVGFGTFAALVVVALWGRELDARLVSAAGGLGAALVVGQLVVARRAFGDTGQLLILGLSFAAFALTVLAVRRTRRVETTVAPVESVGN; encoded by the coding sequence ATGGACTTCCGCCGGCTGTTGCTCGGGACGACCGTCGCCACCGCGGTCACGGCGCTCGTCGGGGTGGTGACCGCGACCGCCGGGGCCGGCCTGACCTGCGAGGCCCGGTGGCCGCTGTGTGACGGCGCCGTCTTCGGCCTCTTTCCCGCGAACTTCATGTCGTTCATCGAGTGGTCTCACCGGCTCGTGGCGATGATAACCGGATTCCTCATCGTCGGCTCGACGGTGGCTGCCTGGCGGGGCGGGCGACAGCGCCGCGTCCGGCTTGCGACGCTCGTGGCGCTGCTTTTGACGCCGATACAGGTCGTCTTCGGCGCCTTCACCGTCCTCGTCAGGGAGTTCGTCTTCGGTTACTCGATTCTGGTGTTGACGCTGCACTTCGCTCTGGCGTCGGCCATCCTCGCGGCGCTTGTGGCGGCGACGGTCTGGACCTACGCCGCCGAGACGGCCGTCTCCCCGGACCGCGTCCGGCAGGCCGGCGCCGCGGCGCTGCTGGCCTTCCCGGTCATGGTCGCGCTGACGCCGCGGCTGTTCGTCACCTTCGGCGAGGTGGCGCAGTTCGTCTACTACGCCGTCGGCTTCGGTACCTTCGCCGCGCTCGTCGTCGTGGCCCTGTGGGGCCGCGAACTCGACGCGAGGCTCGTGTCGGCCGCCGGCGGCCTCGGGGCCGCGCTCGTCGTCGGCCAGCTCGTCGTCGCGCGGCGGGCCTTCGGCGACACCGGCCAGCTACTCATCCTCGGACTCTCCTTTGCCGCCTTCGCGCTGACGGTGCTCGCCGTCCGGCGGACCCGCCGCGTCGAGACCACCGTCGCGCCCGTCGAGTCGGTCGGGAACTGA
- a CDS encoding MBL fold metallo-hydrolase: MTVSHAVGDVYAVDPELLGTPGALTLYVVDAAEPFLVDTGSANSPPHVYDALEEIGIDRAAVEHVLVTHVHLDHAGGAGHLAAELPNATFHLHERGLPYLTDPGELARLKRSVDRAMGVEDAYGDPELLDPERCRTVAGGERLDVGDRELELVDAPGHAPHHFAAFDPATEGLFSIDAAGMYVAGEMRPTTPPPGFDLETNLETVRRLRAFEPSVNFYGHVGPGGEDAVGELDRYEAMLPEWVDLVAERRGEYGDDVSAIVDSLGSEWQSPTVQRDVAGVLHYLDRTTE; encoded by the coding sequence ATGACGGTCTCACACGCGGTCGGCGACGTCTACGCCGTCGACCCCGAGCTACTCGGAACGCCGGGCGCGCTCACGCTGTACGTCGTCGACGCGGCGGAACCGTTCCTCGTCGACACCGGGTCGGCGAACTCGCCGCCGCACGTCTACGACGCGCTCGAGGAAATCGGCATCGACCGGGCCGCCGTCGAGCACGTCCTCGTGACCCACGTCCACCTCGACCACGCCGGCGGCGCCGGGCACCTCGCCGCCGAACTCCCGAACGCCACCTTCCACCTCCACGAGCGGGGGCTGCCCTACCTCACCGACCCCGGGGAACTGGCGCGACTCAAGCGCAGCGTCGACCGGGCCATGGGCGTCGAGGACGCCTACGGCGACCCGGAACTGCTCGACCCCGAACGGTGCCGGACCGTCGCCGGCGGCGAACGCCTCGACGTCGGCGACCGCGAACTGGAACTGGTCGACGCCCCCGGCCACGCGCCGCACCACTTCGCGGCGTTCGACCCCGCCACAGAGGGCCTGTTCTCCATCGACGCCGCCGGAATGTACGTTGCCGGCGAGATGCGGCCGACGACGCCGCCGCCGGGCTTCGACCTGGAGACGAACCTCGAGACCGTCCGGCGGCTGCGGGCCTTCGAGCCGTCGGTGAACTTCTACGGCCACGTCGGACCGGGCGGCGAGGACGCCGTCGGCGAACTCGACCGCTACGAGGCGATGCTGCCCGAGTGGGTCGACCTCGTCGCCGAGCGACGCGGGGAGTACGGCGACGACGTGTCGGCCATCGTCGACTCGCTGGGCAGCGAGTGGCAGAGTCCGACCGTCCAGCGGGACGTGGCGGGCGTGCTGCACTACCTCGACCGGACGACCGAGTAG
- a CDS encoding HAD-IIB family hydrolase: MVPPLVADIDGTLTRPDKSIDPRVFDPLRAWEAPVVIATGKSFPYPVGLCEFLGIPLNVVAENGGCVYVEDADEVAYNGDPEGAAAVAAAYREEGYDLGWGAVDAVNRWRETELAVSREQPLAPLERIAADHGMHVVDTGYAYHVKSPDVDKATGLESAARFLDRDPTEFVAVGDSENDAAVFGLAGRSYAVANADDAARSVADVVTEASFADGFLEALESVRADGRL; encoded by the coding sequence ATGGTCCCGCCGCTCGTCGCCGACATCGACGGCACGCTCACCCGACCGGACAAGTCCATCGACCCCCGCGTCTTCGACCCGCTGCGGGCGTGGGAGGCGCCGGTCGTCATCGCCACCGGGAAGTCCTTCCCCTATCCGGTCGGTCTCTGTGAGTTCCTCGGGATTCCGCTGAACGTCGTCGCGGAGAACGGCGGGTGCGTCTACGTCGAGGACGCCGACGAGGTGGCGTACAACGGCGACCCCGAGGGTGCCGCGGCCGTCGCGGCGGCCTATCGAGAGGAGGGGTACGACCTCGGGTGGGGCGCGGTCGACGCGGTGAACCGCTGGCGGGAGACCGAACTCGCCGTCTCCCGGGAGCAGCCGCTGGCGCCGCTCGAGCGCATCGCCGCCGACCACGGCATGCACGTCGTCGACACCGGCTACGCCTACCACGTCAAGTCGCCCGACGTGGACAAGGCCACGGGGCTCGAGTCGGCCGCCCGCTTTCTGGACCGGGACCCGACCGAGTTCGTCGCCGTCGGGGACTCGGAGAACGACGCGGCCGTCTTCGGTCTCGCCGGCCGGTCGTACGCGGTCGCTAACGCCGACGACGCGGCCCGGTCGGTCGCCGACGTGGTGACGGAGGCGTCCTTCGCCGACGGCTTCCTCGAGGCGCTGGAGTCGGTCCGGGCGGACGGACGGTTATAG
- a CDS encoding GTPBP1 family GTP-binding protein has translation MSADRAALRRALERGEREGGSVEFKERLTRAVHLADGRLESLVAQLRHRVLSGDGEATYVVGVTDDGGVAGISPEAFSESMDVLSLIADEAGAHIDDVQTWGVAPDGGTAQRGAGSETETDGLVGVATLKEGAVLDVDDDHIVVGTAGHVDHGKSTLVGSLVTGDPDDGQGGTRSFLDVQPHEMERGLSADLSYGVYGFDDEGAVRMDNPHRKSDRARVVEEADRLVSFVDTVGHEPWLRTTIRGLVGQKLDYGLLVVAADDGPTKTTREHLGILLATELPTVVAVTKADAVSEERRREVEREVERLLRDADRTPLPVERYGVETAIEEINEQVVPVVSTSAVTMEGLPVLDELFEHLPKTGETEGDFSMYIDRTYNVTGVGAVASGTVRSGTVETGDELLVGPLADGAFREVEVRSIEMHYHPVEEASAGRIVGIALKGIGEADLERGMVLLPRSADPTPVREFTAEVMVLNHPTRIHDGYEPVVHLETVSETVSIHPEDGQLLPGDSGTARVRFKFRPYLIEEGQRFVFREGSSKGVGTVTDVTPAE, from the coding sequence ATGAGCGCCGACCGCGCCGCGCTCCGGCGGGCGCTGGAGCGCGGCGAACGGGAGGGCGGCAGCGTCGAGTTCAAGGAACGGCTCACGCGTGCGGTACACCTCGCCGACGGCCGGCTGGAGTCGCTGGTCGCACAGCTACGCCACCGGGTGCTGTCGGGCGACGGCGAGGCGACCTACGTCGTCGGCGTCACCGACGACGGCGGCGTCGCGGGCATCTCACCGGAGGCGTTCTCCGAGTCGATGGACGTCCTCTCGCTCATCGCCGACGAGGCCGGCGCCCACATCGACGACGTCCAGACGTGGGGCGTCGCCCCCGACGGCGGGACCGCCCAACGGGGCGCGGGGAGCGAGACCGAAACCGACGGGCTGGTCGGCGTCGCGACGCTGAAGGAGGGCGCCGTCCTCGACGTCGACGACGACCACATCGTCGTCGGGACGGCCGGCCACGTCGACCACGGCAAGTCGACGCTGGTCGGCTCGCTGGTGACGGGCGACCCCGACGACGGCCAGGGCGGCACCCGGAGCTTCCTCGACGTCCAGCCCCACGAGATGGAGCGGGGGCTGTCGGCGGACCTCTCGTACGGCGTCTACGGCTTCGACGACGAGGGCGCCGTCCGGATGGACAACCCCCACCGGAAGTCCGACCGCGCCCGCGTCGTCGAGGAGGCCGACCGCCTCGTCTCCTTCGTCGACACCGTCGGCCACGAGCCGTGGCTCCGGACCACCATCCGGGGACTCGTCGGCCAGAAACTCGACTACGGCCTCCTGGTCGTCGCCGCGGACGACGGCCCCACCAAGACCACCCGCGAGCACCTCGGTATCCTCTTGGCGACCGAACTCCCGACCGTCGTCGCGGTCACGAAGGCCGACGCCGTCTCCGAGGAGCGCCGCCGGGAGGTCGAACGCGAGGTCGAGCGGCTCCTCCGGGACGCCGACCGGACGCCCCTGCCCGTCGAGCGGTACGGCGTCGAGACCGCAATCGAGGAGATAAACGAGCAGGTCGTCCCCGTCGTCTCGACGAGCGCGGTGACGATGGAGGGACTCCCCGTGCTGGACGAACTGTTCGAGCACCTGCCGAAGACCGGCGAGACCGAGGGCGACTTCTCGATGTACATCGACCGGACGTACAACGTCACCGGCGTCGGGGCCGTCGCCTCGGGCACCGTCCGGTCGGGCACCGTCGAGACCGGCGACGAACTGCTGGTCGGCCCGCTGGCCGACGGCGCCTTCCGCGAGGTGGAGGTCCGCTCCATCGAGATGCACTACCACCCCGTCGAGGAGGCCTCCGCCGGCCGCATCGTCGGCATCGCGCTGAAGGGCATCGGCGAGGCCGACTTGGAGCGCGGGATGGTGCTGCTCCCGCGGTCGGCCGACCCCACGCCCGTCCGGGAGTTCACCGCCGAGGTGATGGTGCTGAACCACCCGACCCGCATCCACGACGGCTACGAACCGGTCGTCCACCTCGAGACGGTGAGCGAGACCGTCTCAATCCACCCCGAAGACGGCCAGTTGCTCCCCGGCGACAGCGGCACCGCCCGCGTCCGCTTCAAGTTCCGGCCCTACCTGATCGAGGAGGGCCAGCGGTTCGTCTTCCGGGAGGGCAGTTCGAAGGGCGTCGGTACCGTCACGGACGTCACGCCCGCCGAGTGA
- a CDS encoding M48 family metallopeptidase, translating into MRRLPLRVLMVLTGLSLLVVYLLAAALGYRLLLVAWAQRPSPLRVAAYFLVATVLFGLLSYQSGTAGLLRELDATKLSPAEAPRLHERLERLRTAFDVGDVSVHVANFEAPNALALGGAGGGALVVDGDLFALLAPAELDAILAHELAHMEGRDALVQTLGYTTVRTGGGVLFLALLPVGVVAGGLARALSWVRGRPPRPFGQHLAAVQFAVARATVAVLFVLTAVLRAHSRHREYRADDRAVEVTGDSIALARALVKIQRAATPGWGPLSSLYVHGDQAGMLTRLLATHPPMDERVGRLVERANRQGRRQRRPPAERPPS; encoded by the coding sequence ATGCGCCGCCTCCCGCTGCGGGTCCTGATGGTCCTCACCGGACTCTCGCTTCTCGTCGTCTACCTCCTGGCGGCGGCGCTGGGCTACCGGCTCCTCCTCGTCGCGTGGGCACAGCGGCCGTCGCCGCTCCGGGTCGCGGCGTACTTCCTCGTGGCGACGGTCCTGTTCGGGCTCCTGAGCTACCAGTCCGGCACGGCGGGGCTGCTCCGCGAGTTGGACGCCACGAAGCTGTCGCCCGCCGAGGCCCCGCGGCTTCACGAGCGACTCGAACGCCTCCGGACCGCCTTCGACGTCGGTGACGTGAGCGTCCACGTCGCCAACTTCGAGGCGCCGAACGCCCTCGCGCTGGGGGGAGCCGGCGGCGGCGCACTGGTCGTCGACGGGGACCTCTTCGCGCTGCTGGCTCCGGCCGAACTCGACGCCATCCTGGCTCACGAACTCGCCCACATGGAGGGCCGCGACGCGCTGGTCCAGACGCTCGGTTACACGACCGTCAGGACCGGCGGCGGCGTCCTGTTTCTCGCGTTGCTCCCCGTCGGGGTGGTCGCGGGCGGACTCGCCCGGGCGCTGTCGTGGGTTCGTGGCCGGCCGCCACGACCCTTCGGCCAGCACCTCGCCGCCGTCCAGTTCGCCGTGGCCCGGGCGACCGTCGCCGTGCTGTTCGTGCTGACGGCCGTGCTCCGGGCGCACTCCCGGCACCGGGAGTACCGCGCCGACGACCGCGCCGTCGAGGTGACCGGCGACTCCATCGCGCTGGCCCGCGCCCTGGTGAAGATTCAGCGGGCCGCCACGCCCGGGTGGGGACCGCTGTCGTCGCTGTACGTCCACGGCGACCAGGCGGGGATGCTCACGCGACTGCTGGCGACGCACCCGCCGATGGACGAGCGGGTCGGACGGCTCGTCGAGCGGGCCAACCGGCAGGGACGACGACAGCGACGGCCCCCCGCGGAACGGCCGCCGTCGTAG
- a CDS encoding HAD family hydrolase has protein sequence MSHDAVLFDVDDTLCRYRRSGSELLAAAFERTGHEPFITRAEYHDRYPEFVDDSDSMTDLRERCFAAIAAEKGRDPEAGRRVARAYADERDHGNVEPLDGVDRALSALDDLPLGVVTNGAPEMQSAKLDALGVTDAFDVVVHAGYDAPAKPSPEPFHEALSALDARPDRTYHVGNSLSSDVAGARAAGVGAVWLADGTAAPDPEPDHTVEALPEVPDLFDEA, from the coding sequence GTGTCCCACGATGCGGTTCTCTTCGACGTCGACGACACGCTCTGCCGGTACCGCCGTTCCGGGTCGGAACTGCTGGCGGCGGCCTTCGAGCGGACCGGCCACGAGCCGTTCATCACGCGGGCGGAGTACCACGACCGCTACCCGGAGTTCGTCGACGACAGCGACTCGATGACGGACCTCCGCGAGCGGTGTTTCGCGGCTATCGCCGCCGAGAAGGGCCGCGACCCCGAGGCCGGCCGCCGCGTCGCCCGCGCCTACGCCGACGAGCGCGACCACGGCAACGTCGAACCGCTGGACGGCGTCGACCGTGCCCTGTCGGCGCTCGACGACCTCCCGCTCGGCGTCGTCACCAACGGCGCCCCCGAGATGCAGTCGGCGAAACTCGACGCGCTGGGCGTGACAGACGCCTTCGACGTGGTCGTCCACGCGGGCTACGACGCCCCCGCGAAACCCTCGCCCGAACCGTTCCACGAGGCGCTGTCGGCGCTCGACGCCCGCCCGGACCGGACCTACCACGTCGGCAACTCCCTGTCGTCGGACGTGGCCGGCGCCCGCGCCGCCGGCGTCGGCGCGGTCTGGCTGGCCGACGGCACCGCCGCACCGGATCCCGAACCGGACCACACCGTCGAGGCGCTCCCGGAGGTCCCCGACCTGTTCGACGAGGCGTGA
- a CDS encoding PQQ-binding-like beta-propeller repeat protein, with amino-acid sequence MRGIRRLGGRELELDRRDVLKASGGVVGTTALATGRATAEASGPTVYASSWDGNVYAIDADGGDNSWQFSADGEVRHGPTVVSGTVYVGSKGGTLYALDAEDGSEQWQYGVGGSRGVGSNATVVDGTVYVGAWDGDLHAVDARTGEAEWRYGAGSHVASAPSVVDGTVYVGSGRTSDPDVHAVSADRGTELWTFDTGTDGSNAGIYSSPTVTDGTVYVSGMDDVLRAMDADTGETVWQFRSGGNMSSSPTVPSPERAESDPTVYVGGWDGNVYAVATDTGEKRWAFETGDSVYSSPTFGEAVVYVGSNDGNVYALEAETGEEKWRHATNGEVTSSPTLFDGTVYVGSNDGNVYALDAETGDRRWRFETGHVVRSPTVVEEPESGHSAGTRVNLGTIGHHHVWAGGEPGGRPDPQRDPDLRLELVSASARAGRTVTVEFRLTNEGDATARGLQGYISPPSEAWSVVGEPGAFDVLPPGETDTAVVTYEVPADAEGDYEFAGLVEDEAGNEARDTVTLTVESVGGDVSADIDLVAAGESADATFSVVSNGDVPPTLDVRFLGPTDGASDPLVVSSGETVAIVDRRSTDGGVQADASLGVADDVTDGEYQLRFEVVTGDGVPVGEATVTLRVNNAPLVVEDIAGTYAGMREEGLNPGWWQTEAADEAAEALSALAPTFGDAAMESLTSTLETFAGAGSGSLATSLVTLLDQLVGILTALDTAGTGTAVQSTPLSEIREQLLLLADDTEALLETTDSEERDELFSNRRTHMEDLYDALPTYLRSVYDTSRAPGTNFGDYVAVRRVVEQLRLVLVADYAATRSWLDGDPENIALSVGEPLGYDGFDGETYSKAVDSMDVPADYGLLELDVPEEFDGYNLIVEVRASERSLDDGLTAALFADRPEPTAPSGGTALDRQGPERLEANWKNRGTGDYYLLVEAGGSLGPYEVTARLREGPLAWRSYAPSIHVDRTGWVDGPASAAGTVSGDGSEAGDPDSGPGGESDGESTDAIPPTYANAETVENEELGVAVSASDPARIATELDAGERLSVRVPASDADDVTVHVDTVDDGGLREVARAGEEGRRVVYDAESSGTYYVGVYGDDSRETVETRLSVRTGPAENKRPRAILDGPPEPAARAEVKLDGRGSVDPDGSIETFEWDLDDDGEFEASGETVTHRFPEAGEATVRLRVTDNEGASDLAAATVRVQSSDITRTPTDADGGLSGWLAPGAMAATGGLYRYLLDSDDEA; translated from the coding sequence ATGAGGGGCATCAGACGGCTGGGCGGACGCGAACTCGAACTTGACCGGCGCGACGTGCTGAAAGCGAGCGGCGGCGTCGTGGGGACGACGGCACTGGCAACCGGGCGCGCGACGGCGGAGGCGTCGGGACCGACAGTCTATGCCAGTTCGTGGGACGGCAACGTCTACGCGATCGACGCCGACGGCGGCGACAACTCCTGGCAGTTCTCGGCCGACGGTGAGGTGCGCCACGGGCCGACCGTCGTCAGCGGGACGGTCTACGTCGGCTCCAAGGGGGGCACTCTCTATGCACTCGACGCCGAGGACGGGTCCGAACAGTGGCAGTACGGCGTCGGCGGCTCGCGCGGTGTGGGCTCGAACGCGACAGTCGTCGACGGGACCGTCTACGTCGGCGCCTGGGACGGTGATCTACACGCGGTCGACGCCCGAACCGGCGAGGCCGAGTGGCGTTACGGTGCCGGCAGTCACGTCGCGTCGGCGCCCTCGGTGGTCGACGGGACGGTCTACGTCGGGTCCGGCCGGACCAGCGACCCGGACGTCCACGCGGTGAGCGCCGACCGGGGAACAGAACTGTGGACGTTCGACACCGGCACCGACGGAAGCAATGCCGGCATCTACTCCTCGCCGACGGTCACCGACGGGACGGTCTACGTGAGCGGAATGGACGACGTCCTCCGTGCGATGGACGCCGACACCGGAGAGACGGTCTGGCAGTTCCGGTCGGGCGGGAACATGTCGTCGTCGCCGACGGTCCCGTCCCCCGAGAGAGCGGAGTCTGACCCGACCGTCTACGTCGGCGGCTGGGACGGCAACGTCTACGCGGTCGCAACCGACACCGGCGAGAAGCGGTGGGCCTTCGAAACCGGCGACAGTGTCTACTCGTCGCCGACGTTCGGCGAGGCGGTCGTCTACGTCGGCTCCAACGACGGCAACGTCTACGCGCTCGAAGCGGAAACCGGCGAAGAGAAGTGGAGACACGCCACGAACGGCGAGGTGACGTCGTCTCCGACGCTCTTCGACGGCACGGTCTACGTCGGCTCCAACGACGGCAACGTCTACGCGCTCGACGCGGAGACCGGCGACCGACGGTGGCGGTTCGAGACGGGGCATGTCGTCCGGTCGCCGACCGTCGTCGAGGAGCCGGAAAGCGGTCACAGCGCCGGCACGAGAGTGAACCTCGGGACGATCGGCCACCACCACGTCTGGGCTGGCGGGGAACCGGGCGGGCGGCCCGACCCACAACGGGACCCGGACCTCCGGCTGGAGCTGGTCTCCGCGTCCGCGCGAGCGGGACGCACGGTCACCGTCGAGTTCCGGCTGACCAACGAGGGTGACGCCACCGCGAGGGGTCTACAGGGGTACATCTCCCCGCCCTCCGAAGCGTGGTCGGTCGTCGGTGAGCCGGGCGCATTCGACGTATTGCCGCCTGGCGAGACGGACACTGCGGTCGTCACCTACGAGGTTCCGGCCGACGCCGAGGGCGACTACGAGTTCGCCGGTCTGGTCGAGGACGAGGCGGGAAACGAGGCACGGGACACCGTCACCCTCACGGTCGAGTCGGTCGGCGGCGACGTTTCGGCCGACATCGACCTGGTCGCGGCCGGCGAGTCCGCCGACGCCACGTTCTCGGTCGTCAGCAATGGGGACGTTCCGCCGACACTGGACGTCCGGTTCCTCGGGCCGACCGACGGAGCGTCAGACCCCCTCGTCGTGTCGTCCGGGGAGACCGTCGCAATCGTCGATCGGCGGTCGACCGACGGTGGCGTCCAGGCCGACGCCTCGCTGGGCGTCGCCGACGATGTCACCGACGGCGAGTACCAACTCCGGTTCGAAGTAGTGACCGGTGACGGCGTCCCGGTCGGCGAAGCGACGGTGACACTGCGGGTGAACAACGCTCCGCTGGTCGTCGAGGACATCGCCGGCACCTACGCCGGGATGCGCGAGGAGGGTCTGAATCCGGGGTGGTGGCAGACCGAAGCGGCCGACGAGGCAGCGGAGGCGCTATCGGCGCTGGCGCCCACCTTCGGGGACGCCGCAATGGAGTCGCTGACATCGACCCTCGAGACGTTCGCGGGCGCCGGTTCGGGATCGCTTGCTACCAGTCTCGTGACACTCCTCGACCAGCTCGTCGGCATCCTCACGGCACTCGACACGGCGGGAACCGGTACCGCAGTACAGTCGACACCGCTCTCGGAGATCAGAGAGCAGCTGCTCCTGCTGGCCGATGACACGGAAGCGCTCCTCGAGACGACCGACAGCGAGGAACGCGACGAGCTCTTTTCGAACCGACGGACCCACATGGAGGACCTCTACGACGCGCTGCCGACCTATCTCCGGAGCGTCTACGACACGTCGAGGGCCCCGGGAACGAACTTCGGCGACTACGTTGCGGTCCGACGCGTCGTCGAACAGCTCCGGCTCGTGCTGGTTGCCGACTACGCCGCGACGCGCTCGTGGCTCGACGGCGACCCCGAAAACATCGCCCTGTCGGTGGGCGAACCGCTGGGGTACGACGGCTTCGACGGTGAGACGTACTCGAAGGCGGTCGACTCGATGGACGTTCCGGCCGATTACGGGCTGCTCGAACTCGACGTTCCCGAGGAGTTCGACGGCTACAACCTCATCGTCGAGGTGCGGGCGTCCGAACGCTCCCTCGACGACGGTCTCACGGCCGCGCTCTTCGCCGACCGGCCCGAGCCGACGGCGCCGTCGGGTGGCACTGCGCTCGACCGACAGGGCCCCGAGCGGCTGGAGGCCAACTGGAAGAACCGCGGGACCGGCGATTACTACCTGCTCGTCGAGGCCGGCGGCTCGCTGGGCCCCTACGAGGTCACTGCTCGGCTCCGTGAGGGACCGCTCGCCTGGCGGAGCTATGCGCCGTCGATACACGTCGACCGGACCGGCTGGGTCGACGGTCCGGCTTCGGCCGCCGGGACGGTGTCCGGAGACGGCAGCGAGGCGGGCGACCCCGATTCCGGGCCGGGCGGCGAGTCCGATGGGGAGTCGACCGACGCGATACCCCCGACGTACGCGAACGCCGAGACGGTCGAAAACGAGGAGCTGGGGGTGGCCGTCTCGGCGTCCGACCCGGCCCGCATAGCGACCGAACTGGATGCGGGCGAGCGGCTCTCCGTCCGTGTTCCGGCGTCGGACGCCGACGACGTCACGGTACACGTCGACACGGTGGACGACGGCGGCCTCCGTGAAGTCGCACGCGCGGGCGAGGAGGGCCGACGGGTCGTTTACGACGCCGAATCCTCGGGCACGTACTACGTCGGCGTGTACGGAGACGACTCGCGGGAGACCGTCGAGACCAGACTCTCCGTCCGCACCGGGCCGGCGGAAAACAAGCGCCCCCGGGCCATCCTCGATGGCCCGCCGGAACCGGCCGCCAGAGCCGAGGTGAAGCTGGACGGCCGCGGATCGGTGGATCCGGACGGGTCCATCGAGACATTCGAGTGGGACCTCGACGACGACGGCGAGTTCGAGGCGTCGGGCGAGACGGTCACCCACCGGTTCCCCGAAGCCGGCGAAGCAACCGTCCGACTCCGGGTGACCGACAACGAGGGCGCCAGCGACCTGGCGGCTGCAACCGTCCGGGTTCAGTCTTCCGACATTACCCGGACGCCGACGGACGCGGACGGCGGACTCTCCGGCTGGCTCGCCCCGGGAGCGATGGCGGCCACCGGAGGACTCTACCGGTATCTCCTCGACAGCGACGACGAAGCGTAG
- a CDS encoding aminotransferase class I/II-fold pyridoxal phosphate-dependent enzyme has product MDIEPFALERFFAEHEAGADLMLAESGVRSLSAARFDTAPGELGYVVPTAGDPDFRAAVGSLHDRSAVETLFTCGTQEANFLAFLGTVESHAVVVTPTYGSLTAVPRSLGEVTEVPLGEDWRLDPDAVVEALRPETDLVVLNNPNNPTGRYHDESAVRAVYDACADNDTYLLCDEVYRLLADEPIPPVAGFGEYGLSTAGVSKPFGLAGLRFGWLCGPESVVERAERWKDYTTISPPKIGQHVARQAFDEREELLAESRALAADHRAVVADFLDERGLAWSNPDCGVNALVEVPDGFPDGETFCRQFVAEESVVLAPGEAFGLPGRFRIGYGLPLAELEAGLGRLGNFLERHR; this is encoded by the coding sequence ATGGACATCGAGCCGTTCGCACTCGAACGCTTCTTCGCCGAACACGAGGCCGGCGCCGATCTCATGCTCGCCGAGAGCGGCGTCCGCTCGCTGTCCGCCGCCCGCTTCGACACCGCCCCCGGCGAGTTGGGGTACGTCGTTCCGACGGCCGGCGACCCCGACTTCCGGGCGGCCGTGGGCTCCCTCCACGACCGCTCGGCGGTCGAGACGCTGTTCACCTGCGGCACGCAGGAGGCGAACTTCCTGGCGTTCCTCGGGACCGTCGAGTCCCACGCCGTCGTCGTCACGCCGACCTACGGGTCGCTGACGGCGGTCCCGCGGTCGCTCGGCGAGGTCACCGAGGTGCCGCTCGGCGAGGACTGGCGGCTCGACCCCGACGCCGTCGTCGAGGCACTCCGCCCGGAGACGGACCTCGTCGTCCTCAACAACCCCAACAACCCGACCGGCCGCTACCACGACGAGTCAGCGGTCCGGGCGGTCTACGATGCCTGCGCCGACAACGACACCTACCTGCTGTGCGACGAGGTGTACCGTCTCCTGGCCGACGAGCCGATTCCGCCGGTCGCGGGGTTCGGCGAGTACGGCCTCTCGACGGCCGGCGTCTCGAAGCCCTTCGGCCTCGCAGGCCTGCGGTTCGGCTGGCTCTGCGGGCCCGAGTCCGTGGTCGAACGCGCCGAGCGATGGAAGGACTACACCACCATCTCGCCGCCGAAAATCGGCCAGCACGTCGCCCGCCAGGCCTTCGACGAGCGCGAGGAACTGCTGGCAGAGAGTCGGGCGCTGGCCGCCGACCACCGCGCGGTCGTCGCCGACTTCCTCGACGAGCGGGGCCTGGCGTGGTCGAACCCCGACTGCGGCGTCAACGCCCTCGTCGAGGTGCCTGACGGCTTCCCGGACGGCGAGACGTTCTGCCGGCAGTTCGTCGCCGAGGAGTCGGTCGTGCTCGCGCCGGGGGAGGCGTTCGGTCTCCCCGGGCGGTTCCGCATCGGCTACGGGCTGCCGCTTGCGGAACTGGAAGCCGGTCTCGGACGGCTCGGCAACTTCCTCGAACGGCACCGCTGA